Proteins encoded within one genomic window of Episyrphus balteatus chromosome 1, idEpiBalt1.1, whole genome shotgun sequence:
- the LOC129907616 gene encoding putative fatty acyl-CoA reductase CG5065 codes for MAQSLVEVEESGDQILLNGGPNIFSSSSSTSSTSKLDHFIDESNYIPVPQFYSGRSVFITGGTGFMGKVLVEKLLRSCPDIKNIYLLIRPKRGQEVSARLHELLNAPLFESLRRDTPKELSKVIPVSGDITSEKLGISESDQNLLCKNVSVVFHSAATVKFDEKLKLSVTINMLGTKRLVELCHRMKSLDALIHVSTAYCNCDRTDVSEIIYDPPYNPDDIISLINWLPEDMLDKLTPSLIGKRPNTYTFTKALAEHMLLQEAGNLPVAIVRPSIVIASLNEPFAGWVDNWNGPTGLVSAVAKGLFRTIMCEKDFVADMVPVDIVINLMITAAWRTATAKPNGMTIYNCCTGQRHPITWGKFVNHAIAQVRKHPLEGCLWYPTGVLRMSRPLNTMHGFLVHYIPAYVLDILARLTGKKPVMVSVQNKIAKAVDCLEYFATNQWRFRDDNVQTLLQSLSQKDRDNFIFDATTINWENYVERYVLGFREFLFKQRPESLPSSRKNMLRLYYLHQLSKMLVIIFTWRFLMARSKKLNELWTAFLQTILRMTRLLPLL; via the exons ATGGCACAGTCTTTAGTGGAAGTGGAAGAAAGTGGTGATCAGATTCTTCTGAATGGGGGGCCAAATATATTCAGTAGTAGTTCCAGTACGAGTTCTACCTCAAAATTGGATCATTTTATCGACGAGTCAAACTACATTCCAGTACCACAGTTCTATTCTGGCAGAAGTGTATTTATCACCGGAGGAACAGGATTTATGGGAAAA gTTCTCGTTGAAAAGCTTTTAAGATCATGTCCAGACATAAAAAACATCTATTTATTGATACGACCTAAACGAGGTCAAGAAGTGTCGGCTAGACTACATGAGCTTCTGAATGCGCCG ctTTTCGAATCATTGCGAAGAGACACACCAAAGGAATTGAGTAAAGTCATTCCAGTATCTGGAGACATTACATCAGAAAAGCTTGGAATATCTGAGAGTGATCAA aaTTTACTGTGTAAGAATGTATCAGTTGTTTTTCATTCAGCGGCCACAGTTAAGTTTGATGAAAAGCTCAAATTATCAGTCACAATTAATATGCTCGGGACAAAACGTTTGGTGGAACTATGTCATCGGATGAAGTCCCTAGAC GCGCTTATACATGTATCCACTGCCTATTGTAATTGTGATCGAACCGATGTATCCGAAATTATATACGATCCACCCTATAATCCCGACGATATTATATCCCTTATCAATTGGCTTCCTGAAGATATGCTTGACAAG TTAACGCCTTCTCTGATTGGGAAACGTCCAAACACTTACACATTTACGAAAGCGTTAGCCGAACATATGCTACTCCAGGAAGCCGGAAACTTGCCGGTAGCCATTGTTCGGCCATCAATTG tcatagCAAGTTTGAATGAACCGTTCGCCGGTTGGGTGGACAACTGGAACGGTCCAACTGGACTCGTTTCCGCTGTTGCCAAAGGCCTATTCCGAACAATTATGTGCGAAAAGGACTTTGTCGCTGACATGGTTCCTGTTGATATTGTGATTAATCTCATGATAACAGCCGCATGGAGAACTGCTACAGCCAAACCAAATGGAATGACCATATACAACTGTTGTACGGGTCAGCGGCATCCAATAACATGGGGAAAATTCGTAAATCACGCAATTGCGCAAGTTCGAAAACATCCTTTAg AGGGTTGTCTTTGGTACCCAACGGGAGTATTACGTATGAGTCGACCATTGAACACAATGCACGGATTCCTGGTGCATTACATTCCAGCGTATGTATTAGATATTCTCGCTAGACTAACAGGCAAAAAACCAGT aatGGTTagtgttcaaaacaaaatagcaAAGGCAGTTGACTGCCTTGAGTATTTTGCAACGAATCAATGGAGATTTAGAGATGATAATGTCCAGACTTTATTACAAAGTCTGAGCCAAAAAGATCGCGATAACTTCATTTTTGATGCAACAACAATCAATTGGGAGAACTATGTTGAAAGATATGTTTTGGGATTCAGAGAATTTCTGTTTAAACAACGCCCCGAGTCTCTTCCATCGAGTAGGAAAAATATGTTAAG ATTGTACTACCTACATCAATTGTCAAAAATGCTCGTGATAATATTTACGTGGCGCTTCCTCATGGCACGATCGAAAAAACTTAACGAGCTCTGGACAGCCTTTCTGCAAACAATTCTTAGAATGACTCGACTTTTACCACTCTTGTAA